The Setaria viridis chromosome 6, Setaria_viridis_v4.0, whole genome shotgun sequence genome contains a region encoding:
- the LOC117861121 gene encoding histone H3.3, translated as MARTKTTARNSTGGKAPRKQLVARMFAAARKTAPVTGGVKKPRRYRPGTVALREIRKYQKGTELLIRKMPFQRLVREIAQLHKSDLRFQSHAVLALQEAAEAYLVGLFEDTNLCAIHAKRVTIMPKDVHLATRIRGERP; from the exons ATGGCTCGCACTAAGACGACAGCTCGGAATTCAACTGGAGGAAAAGCCCCTAGGAAGCAACTAGTTGCAAGGATGTTT GCTGCTGCCCGTAAGACAGCACCGGTAACCGGAGGGGTCAAGAAGCCTCGCCGTTACCGCCCTGGTACCGTAGCTCTTCG TGAAATTCGCAAGTACCAAAAGGGCACTGAGCTGCTCATTAGGAAGATGCCCTTCCAGAGGCTGGTGAGGGAGATTGCCCAGCTTCACAAA AGTGATTTGCGTTTCCAGAGTCATGCAGTGCTTGCTTTGCAAGAGGCGGCAGAAGCATATCTTGTGGGTCTCTTTGAGGACACCAACCTATGTGCCATCCATGCCAAGCGCGTGACGATCATGCCGAAAGATGTCCATCTGGCTACAAGGATCCGTGGTGAAAGACCATGA
- the LOC117861120 gene encoding (E)-beta-caryophyllene synthase — MVYIKTSESQQGHHLQPTSQTLISSHHTEIRRRSEATPAVDMATTYHPIALASQSSQRKLRHYSPSPWGDFFLNHVTCTPSQLLSMKETARIKEEEVRKIIMEIIASSNLAQKLELVDTLQRIGVDYHYKKEIDDLLCSIYNDKDRGSNDLYITSLRFYLLRKHGYTVSADVFEKFRDKQGNISSDDVSCLLMLYDAAYMRTHGEEILDDMITFNKSRLQFLMMTNLEPDLAEEVRRTLETPRFRRVERVEARRYISVYEKKAVQHKTLLVFAKLDYNILQAIYCDELKELTIWWKDFQSRTDLSFARDSMVEMHFWILGALYEPYYSYSRTMLTKFTLLASLLDDLYDNYSTTEESNVFTTAMERWDGQTTEKFPAHMKALLINILNTTNKIEDELKLQKNRHAELVKKLVICTAKFYHAEVKWRDQRYVPTSVDEHLQISMRSSVCMQIINLVLISENWVDVDWEDDVDWVFTFPKIVRGVSIVGRIGNDIVSHEREQASIHVVSTVQTCMKQYGVTAEQAKEKLRVIIEEAWMDIVQEYHDQKRPMELLEKSVDVARTIDFFYKHDDAYTSPLSLKDTITLMYVNSV; from the exons ATGGTCTATATAAAGACGTCCGAGTCCCAGCAGGGCCATCATCTCCAGCCAACCAGCCAGACCTTAATCTCTAGCCATCACACAGAGATCCGACGACGCTCGGAGGCAACACCAGCCGTCGACATGGCGACCACCTATCACCCAATAGCCCTCGCTTCGCAGTCGTCGCAGCGCAAACTCCGGCATTACAGCCCCAGCCCCTGGGGTGACTTCTTCCTCAACCATGTTACATGTACTCCATCGCAG CTATTGTCAATGAAGGAGACGGCACGCataaaggaggaggaggtgagaaAGATCATAATGGAAATCATTGCCTCCTCCAATCTGGCTCAGAAACTGGAGCTAGTTGACACACTGCAACGGATAGGGGTGGACTACCACTACAAGAAGGAGATCGATGACTTACTTTGTTCTATCTACAATGACAAGGATAGAGGCTCTAATGACCTCTATATCACCTCATTGCGGTTCTATTTACTTAGGAAGCATGGATACACTGTCTCTGCAG ACGTGTTTGAGAAGTTTAGGGACAAGCAAGGGAACATTTCAAGTGATGATGTCAGTTGCCTACTAATGCTATATGATGCTGCATATATGAGAACTCATGGGGAGGAGATACTTGACGACATGATCACTTTCAATAAGAGCCGTCTCCAATTTTTGATGATGACAAATTTGGAGCCAGATCTGGCAGAGGAAGTGCGACGCACTTTGGAGACACCTCGGTTCAGGCGGGTTGAGAGAGTGGAGGCAAGGCGCTACATCTCAGTATACGAGAAGAAGGCTGTGCAACATAAGACACTACTAGTTTTTGCAAAGCTGGACTACAACATCTTGCAAGCTATCTACTGTGATGAGTTGAAAGAACTTACAAT ATGGTGGAAGGATTTCCAATCACGTACAGACCTCAGCTTCGCACGAGACAGCATGGTGGAGATGCATTTTTGGATTCTCGGAGCGCTTTATGAACCCTACTACTCATATTCACGGACAATGCTGACAAAATTCACCCTATTAGCGTCATTGCTTGATGACCTTTATGACAACTACAGCACCACAGAGGAGAGTAATGTCTTCACCACAGCCATGGAAAG GTGGGATGGACAGACCACAGAGAAGTTCCCAGCACACATGAAGGCACTCCTCATCAACATACTTAACACTACAAATAAGATCGAGGATGAGTTAAAACTTCAGAAAAACAGGCACGCTGAATTGGTCAAGAAACTA GTGATCTGCACCGCTAAATTCTACCACGCTGAGGTGAAATGGCGTGATCAACGCTATGTACCAACTAGTGTCGACGAGCATCTCCAAATATCCATGCGCAGCAGTGTTTGTATGCAAATAATAAACCTTGTGCTCATTTCCGAAAATTGGGTTGATGTTGATTGGGAGGATGATGTTGATTGGGTTTTCACCTTTCCGAAAATTGTAAGAGGTGTTTCTATTGTGGGGCGCATTGGCAATGACATCGTGTCACATGAG CGGGAACAAGCGTCGATACATGTGGTATCCACAGTGCAAACTTGCATGAAGCAATATGGGGTAACAGCAGAGCAAGCCAAAGAAAAGCTTAGAGTTATAATTGAAGAAGCATGGATGGACATCGTCCAGGAATATCATGACCAGAAGCGTCCCATGGAGCTTCTTGAGAAATCGGTCGACGTTGCACGAACAATAGATTTCTTTTACAAGCATGATGATGCGTACACCTCCCCGCTGAGCCTCAAAGACACTATAACTTTGATGTACGTGAATTCCGTGTGA